From Fusobacterium mortiferum ATCC 9817, a single genomic window includes:
- a CDS encoding FAD-dependent oxidoreductase codes for MKIVVIGAVAAGTSVIAKARRNSEEVEIVCYTAGRDISYSGCGIPYYVGEDYISRKNLTPRDVKWFKDRFNVDIFTAHKVEKVIVEEKKILVKNEITGEEFLDTYDKLVITSGARARELEYKGENIFYVRNVEDGDRIKEFIDKNNPKSTLVIGGGFIGLEMLENLTSRGIKTTLIEQEDRIGGKLDKDISRMLEKYLKKQGIEVILKDSIKTIEKNRIKTISGKEIEGELIIGAIGVIPNTEFLQETGIEVSREGAIKVNKYLETNIKDIYVAGDCALVYSGITGEEIYLPLGSTANKMGRILGDRLTGGNLEFKGVLGTSIFRVFNLVVGKTGLSQEEAEARGYDIEIIHNIKPNQTEYLESSREMMIKAIADRKTGKLLGVQIVGENGVDKRLDVFATLLTFGATVDQLFHIDLAYAPPFSTTKDPVTYTGMILDNAINGRNKIITPEELKANFSEYLIIDTRSENQYNSAHIEGAINIPLEKLREKLNELPRDKKIVVHCNKGTTGNVAQNILLNYGFDVYNLSGGFKNYNN; via the coding sequence ATGAAAATAGTAGTTATTGGAGCTGTTGCAGCAGGAACTTCTGTAATAGCAAAAGCTAGAAGAAATAGTGAAGAAGTGGAGATAGTTTGTTATACAGCAGGAAGAGATATAAGTTATTCTGGATGTGGAATACCCTATTATGTAGGAGAGGATTATATATCGAGAAAAAACTTAACACCTAGAGATGTAAAATGGTTTAAGGATAGGTTTAATGTGGATATTTTTACAGCTCATAAAGTTGAGAAAGTAATTGTAGAAGAGAAAAAAATTCTAGTTAAAAATGAGATTACTGGAGAGGAATTTTTAGATACCTATGATAAATTAGTGATTACAAGTGGTGCTAGAGCAAGAGAGCTAGAGTATAAAGGGGAAAATATTTTCTATGTTAGAAATGTTGAAGATGGAGATAGAATAAAAGAGTTTATAGATAAAAATAATCCTAAGAGTACTCTTGTTATAGGAGGAGGTTTTATAGGGTTAGAGATGTTAGAAAATCTTACTTCTAGAGGAATAAAAACTACTCTTATAGAACAAGAGGATAGAATAGGTGGAAAATTAGATAAAGACATCAGTAGAATGTTAGAAAAATATCTGAAAAAACAAGGAATAGAAGTAATTTTAAAGGATTCTATTAAAACTATTGAAAAAAATAGGATAAAAACTATTAGTGGAAAAGAGATTGAGGGAGAGCTTATAATTGGAGCTATAGGAGTGATTCCAAATACAGAGTTTTTACAGGAAACAGGAATAGAAGTTAGTAGAGAGGGAGCTATAAAAGTTAATAAATATCTTGAAACTAATATAAAAGATATATATGTAGCTGGGGATTGTGCTTTGGTCTATTCAGGTATAACTGGAGAGGAAATATATCTACCTTTGGGGTCAACAGCTAATAAGATGGGAAGAATCTTAGGAGATAGATTGACAGGTGGAAATTTAGAGTTTAAAGGTGTTTTAGGAACTTCAATATTTAGAGTTTTTAATCTTGTAGTTGGAAAAACTGGATTATCTCAAGAGGAAGCAGAAGCTAGAGGATATGATATTGAAATTATCCATAATATAAAGCCAAATCAAACTGAGTATTTAGAAAGCTCAAGAGAGATGATGATAAAAGCTATTGCAGATAGAAAAACAGGTAAATTACTAGGAGTACAGATAGTTGGAGAAAATGGAGTGGACAAGAGATTAGATGTATTTGCTACTCTTTTAACTTTTGGGGCAACTGTGGATCAATTATTTCATATAGATTTAGCTTATGCTCCACCTTTTTCTACTACTAAAGACCCTGTTACTTATACAGGAATGATTTTAGATAATGCTATAAATGGAAGAAATAAAATAATAACTCCAGAAGAACTAAAGGCTAATTTTTCTGAATATTTAATAATTGATACTCGTTCAGAAAATCAATATAATTCAGCTCATATAGAGGGAGCAATAAATATTCCTTTAGAAAAATTGAGGGAAAAATTAAATGAGTTACCTAGAGATAAAAAAATAGTTGTTCATTGTAATAAAGGGACAACTGGAAATGTTGCTCAAAACATATTATTAAATTATGGATTTGATGTATATAATCTCTCTGGAGGATTTAAAAATTATAATAATTAA
- a CDS encoding permease — MIKIWEFIQTQILGMKWLNVLVGDILVKFGMDRDTHFFGGVQFFFYDVIKIIILLCSLIFFISYIQSYFPPERSKKILGRFHGIWANIVGALLGTVTPFCSCSSIPLFIGFSSAGLPLGVTFSFLISSPMVDLGSLLLLMSIFGIKIAIWYVVLGLVIAVIGGTIIEKLKLEDEIEDFIRNVKGVESIDLDIPELSVGDRIRYAKQQMIETFKKVFPYIIIGVGIGAAIHNWIPERWIIGILGSKNPFGVILATLIGVPIYADIFGTIPIAEALFTKGANLGSVLAFMMAVTTLSLPSLVMLRKAIKPKFLKVFIGICTVGIIIVGYFFNAIQQFII; from the coding sequence ATGATAAAAATATGGGAATTTATACAAACTCAAATTCTAGGAATGAAATGGTTAAATGTGTTAGTGGGAGATATATTAGTAAAGTTTGGAATGGATAGAGATACTCATTTCTTTGGAGGAGTTCAATTCTTTTTTTATGATGTAATTAAGATAATAATATTGCTTTGTTCTTTAATATTTTTTATCAGTTATATTCAAAGTTATTTTCCACCAGAAAGAAGTAAGAAAATTTTAGGAAGATTCCATGGAATATGGGCAAATATAGTAGGAGCACTGTTAGGAACTGTAACTCCTTTTTGCAGTTGTTCATCTATTCCTCTATTTATAGGTTTTTCTTCAGCTGGATTACCTTTAGGAGTAACTTTTTCTTTTCTTATATCTTCTCCTATGGTAGATTTAGGTTCTTTATTATTGTTAATGAGTATATTTGGAATAAAAATTGCTATATGGTATGTAGTATTGGGACTTGTAATTGCTGTAATTGGTGGTACAATAATAGAAAAATTAAAATTAGAAGATGAGATAGAGGATTTTATCCGTAACGTTAAAGGTGTTGAAAGTATAGATTTAGATATTCCAGAATTAAGTGTAGGAGATAGAATAAGATATGCAAAACAGCAGATGATAGAAACTTTTAAAAAGGTTTTTCCATATATAATTATTGGAGTTGGAATAGGAGCTGCTATTCATAACTGGATACCAGAAAGATGGATTATAGGAATATTAGGAAGTAAAAATCCTTTTGGTGTAATCTTAGCTACTTTAATAGGAGTTCCTATTTATGCTGATATTTTTGGAACTATACCTATAGCTGAGGCATTATTTACAAAGGGAGCAAATTTAGGAAGTGTTTTAGCTTTTATGATGGCTGTTACAACTTTATCACTACCATCTTTAGTAATGTTACGTAAAGCTATAAAACCTAAATTTTTAAAAGTATTTATAGGAATTTGTACTGTGGGAATAATTATAGTGGGATACTTTTTTAATGCTATCCAACAATTTATAATATAA
- a CDS encoding thioredoxin family protein translates to MSIFNKLFGKKECGCSCRTEVKEEPKVQETTCSCGGNCEGIVERNKMEIRVLGPGCKNCHTLEKNTLEAVNELGLDAKLTHVTDFAEIATYGIMSTPGLWIDGKIVSYGKVLPKDEIKEILKKL, encoded by the coding sequence ATGAGTATATTTAATAAGTTATTTGGGAAGAAAGAGTGTGGATGTTCTTGTAGAACAGAGGTAAAAGAAGAGCCTAAAGTTCAAGAAACAACTTGTTCTTGCGGAGGAAATTGTGAAGGAATAGTTGAAAGAAATAAAATGGAGATTAGAGTTTTAGGACCAGGGTGTAAAAATTGTCATACTCTAGAAAAGAATACTTTAGAAGCAGTGAATGAGTTAGGATTAGATGCAAAATTAACACATGTTACAGATTTTGCAGAAATAGCAACATATGGAATTATGTCTACTCCTGGATTATGGATAGATGGAAAAATAGTTTCTTATGGGAAGGTTTTACCAAAAGATGAGATAAAAGAAATATTAAAAAAATTATAA
- a CDS encoding ArsR/SmtB family transcription factor, giving the protein MNKFEEAAKIFKAFCDPNRLMILEILKDGEQCACKLLEQLNIGQPTLSHHMKILCDSGIINRVKYGKWTHYSINKEKLEDIKGIIDSMI; this is encoded by the coding sequence ATGAATAAATTTGAGGAAGCAGCTAAAATATTCAAAGCTTTTTGTGATCCTAATAGATTAATGATTTTAGAAATACTAAAAGATGGAGAACAATGTGCTTGTAAACTTTTAGAGCAATTAAATATAGGTCAACCTACACTTTCTCATCATATGAAAATACTTTGTGATTCTGGAATTATAAATAGAGTAAAATATGGTAAGTGGACTCACTATTCAATTAATAAAGAAAAATTAGAAGATATAAAAGGTATTATTGATAGTATGATATAA
- a CDS encoding phosphoglycerate kinase, giving the protein MAKKIVTDLNVKGQKVLMRVDFNVPMKDGKITDENRIVAALPTIKYVLENGGRVIAFSHLGKVKTEEDLAKKSLRPVAERLAELLGQPVKFVPATRGVELEAAVAELKDGEIMMFENTRFEDLDGKKESKNDPELGKYWASLGDLFVNDAFGTAHRAHASNVGIAANIGEGKTAAGFLMEKEIKFIGGAVDNPERPLVAILGGAKVSDKIGVIENLLVKADKVLVGGAMMFTFLRALGKNTGTSLVEEDKIELAKELLAKANGKLVLPIDTVVAKEFNNDAAHVTVSVDEIPADQMGLDVGQGTVELFAKEIAGAKTVVWNGPMGVFEMPNFAKGTIGVCEAIANLTGATTIIGGGDSAAAAISLGYADKFTHISTGGGASLEYLEGKVLPGVESISDK; this is encoded by the coding sequence ATGGCTAAAAAAATAGTTACAGATTTAAACGTTAAAGGACAAAAAGTATTAATGAGAGTTGACTTTAACGTACCTATGAAAGATGGAAAAATAACAGATGAAAACAGAATAGTTGCTGCTTTACCTACTATAAAATATGTACTAGAAAATGGAGGAAGAGTAATAGCTTTCTCTCACTTAGGAAAAGTTAAAACTGAAGAAGATTTAGCTAAAAAATCTTTAAGACCAGTTGCTGAAAGATTAGCTGAATTATTAGGACAACCAGTTAAATTTGTTCCAGCTACAAGAGGAGTAGAATTAGAAGCTGCTGTAGCTGAATTAAAAGATGGAGAAATCATGATGTTCGAAAATACAAGATTCGAAGATCTTGATGGTAAAAAAGAATCTAAAAATGATCCTGAATTAGGAAAATACTGGGCATCTTTAGGAGATCTATTTGTAAACGACGCATTTGGAACAGCTCACAGAGCTCATGCTTCAAATGTTGGAATAGCTGCTAACATAGGAGAAGGAAAAACTGCTGCAGGATTCTTAATGGAAAAAGAGATTAAATTCATAGGAGGGGCAGTAGATAATCCTGAAAGACCTTTAGTTGCTATCTTAGGAGGAGCTAAAGTATCTGATAAAATAGGAGTTATTGAAAATCTTTTAGTAAAAGCTGATAAAGTTCTAGTAGGAGGAGCAATGATGTTCACATTCCTAAGAGCTTTAGGAAAAAATACAGGAACTTCATTAGTTGAAGAAGATAAAATAGAATTAGCAAAAGAACTGTTAGCTAAAGCTAATGGAAAATTAGTTCTTCCAATAGATACAGTAGTAGCTAAAGAATTTAACAATGATGCAGCTCATGTAACTGTATCAGTCGATGAAATTCCAGCTGACCAAATGGGATTAGACGTTGGACAAGGAACTGTAGAGTTATTTGCTAAAGAAATTGCTGGAGCAAAAACAGTTGTATGGAATGGACCAATGGGAGTATTTGAAATGCCTAACTTTGCAAAAGGAACTATCGGAGTTTGTGAAGCTATAGCTAACTTAACAGGAGCTACAACTATTATTGGAGGAGGAGACTCAGCTGCTGCAGCTATAAGCTTAGGATATGCTGACAAATTTACTCACATCTCTACTGGTGGAGGAGCTTCATTAGAGTACTTAGAAGGAAAAGTATTACCAGGAGTAGAATCTATTTCTGATAAATAA
- the gap gene encoding type I glyceraldehyde-3-phosphate dehydrogenase, translating into MAVKVAINGFGRIGRLALRLMVGNPEFDVVAINDLTDAHMLAHLFKYDSAQGRFEGTIEVKEDAFVVNGKEIKTFAKANPEELPWGELGVDVVLECTGFFTKKEKAEAHIKAGAKKVVISAPATGDLKTVVYNVNHDILDGTETVISGASCTTNCLAPMAKVLEDNFGIVEGLMTTIHAYTNDQNTLDGPHRKGDLRRARAAAANIVPNTTGAAKAIGLVIPSLKGKLDGAAQRVPVITGSITELVSVLAKPVTVEEINAAMKAASNESFGYTEEELVSSDIIGINYGSLFDATQTRVMTVGDKQLVKTVAWYDNEMSYTSQLIRTLKKFVELSK; encoded by the coding sequence ATGGCAGTTAAAGTAGCAATTAACGGATTCGGAAGAATCGGAAGATTAGCATTAAGATTAATGGTAGGAAACCCTGAGTTTGATGTAGTGGCAATCAATGACTTAACAGATGCTCACATGTTAGCTCACTTATTCAAATATGACTCAGCTCAAGGAAGATTCGAAGGAACAATCGAAGTTAAAGAAGATGCTTTCGTAGTAAACGGAAAAGAAATCAAAACTTTTGCAAAAGCTAACCCAGAAGAATTACCTTGGGGAGAATTAGGAGTAGACGTAGTTCTTGAGTGTACTGGATTCTTCACTAAGAAAGAAAAAGCAGAAGCTCACATTAAAGCAGGAGCTAAAAAAGTAGTTATTTCTGCACCAGCAACTGGAGATCTTAAAACTGTAGTTTACAACGTAAACCACGATATATTAGATGGAACTGAAACAGTTATATCAGGAGCTTCTTGTACAACTAACTGTTTAGCACCTATGGCTAAAGTTTTAGAGGATAACTTCGGAATCGTAGAAGGATTAATGACAACTATCCACGCTTATACAAACGACCAAAACACATTAGATGGTCCACACAGAAAAGGAGACTTAAGAAGAGCTAGAGCTGCTGCTGCTAACATCGTTCCTAACACAACTGGAGCTGCAAAAGCTATTGGATTAGTAATCCCTTCATTAAAAGGAAAATTAGATGGAGCTGCTCAAAGAGTTCCTGTAATTACTGGATCAATAACTGAGCTAGTATCAGTTTTAGCTAAACCAGTAACTGTAGAAGAAATCAATGCTGCTATGAAAGCTGCTTCAAACGAGTCATTTGGATATACAGAAGAAGAGTTAGTGTCATCTGATATCATCGGAATCAACTATGGATCATTATTTGATGCTACTCAAACAAGAGTTATGACAGTAGGAGATAAACAATTAGTTAAGACTGTTGCTTGGTATGACAATGAAATGTCTTATACTTCTCAATTAATCAGAACTCTTAAAAAATTCGTAGAATTATCTAAATAA
- a CDS encoding RluA family pseudouridine synthase produces MKKYIIEPEYDGYEIGTYLKETKGYSGRGLRNLEIYLNGKRVKNNSKKVRKLNRLHIREKEKETGIKPMDIPIKIAYEDKNLLLINKDPYIIVHPTQKKVDKTLANGVVNYFLKTTGKVMVPRFYNRLDMNTSGIIIVTKNAYAQSYLQEKGIVNKFYQAIVLGIVEKDEFLIDRPIGKIGDELRRVELQPEDGGQIAQTKVKVLKRFQEKNLTLIEAELLTGRTHQIRAHMALEGYPLLGDELYGGADNRADRQMLHSYKTEFSDVETGDLKSIEVELPEDMKKLLE; encoded by the coding sequence ATGAAAAAATATATAATCGAACCAGAATATGATGGATACGAGATAGGAACATATCTTAAAGAAACAAAAGGATATTCAGGAAGAGGATTAAGAAATTTAGAAATATATCTAAATGGAAAAAGAGTAAAAAATAATAGTAAAAAAGTAAGGAAATTAAATAGATTACATATTAGAGAAAAAGAGAAAGAAACAGGGATAAAACCTATGGATATCCCTATAAAAATAGCTTATGAAGATAAAAATTTACTTTTGATAAATAAAGACCCATATATAATAGTACATCCTACTCAGAAAAAAGTAGATAAAACTTTAGCTAATGGAGTAGTAAATTATTTTTTAAAAACAACTGGAAAAGTTATGGTGCCAAGGTTTTATAATCGTCTTGACATGAATACTTCTGGTATAATAATTGTAACTAAGAATGCCTATGCTCAATCTTATCTTCAAGAGAAGGGAATTGTAAATAAATTTTATCAAGCAATAGTATTAGGAATTGTAGAAAAAGATGAGTTTTTAATAGATAGACCTATTGGAAAAATAGGTGATGAGCTTAGAAGAGTTGAACTTCAACCAGAAGATGGAGGGCAAATTGCCCAAACTAAAGTAAAAGTTTTGAAAAGATTTCAAGAAAAAAATTTAACTCTTATAGAAGCTGAGCTTTTAACAGGAAGAACACATCAGATAAGAGCACATATGGCATTAGAAGGTTATCCACTTTTGGGAGATGAGCTTTATGGTGGAGCTGATAATAGAGCAGATAGACAGATGTTACATTCATATAAAACAGAATTTTCAGATGTAGAAACAGGAGATTTAAAAAGTATAGAAGTTGAACTTCCAGAAGATATGAAAAAATTATTAGAATAG